In Quercus lobata isolate SW786 chromosome 12, ValleyOak3.0 Primary Assembly, whole genome shotgun sequence, a genomic segment contains:
- the LOC115971476 gene encoding uncharacterized protein LOC115971476 — translation MDANAVKSDLVLILDFGSQYTHLITRRIRSLSIFSLCISGTSPLEAITSLNPRVVILSGGPHSVHTPDSPSFPPGFPEWAEANGVVVLGICYGLQLIVQRLGGEVRAGEKQEYGRMEIGVEKSAALYGSKRVGDRQLVWMSHGDEVARLPDGFEVVARSQQGAVAAVENRVKRFYGLQYHPEVTHSPEGMETLRYFLFEVCGINAGWKMENVMDEEIKVIKGTVGPEDHVICALSGGVDSTVAATLVHKAIGDRLHCIFVDNGLLRYKERERVMETFESDLHLPVTCVDATDQFLSKLKGVVDPETKRKIIGKEFISIFDDFAQELEQKLGKRPSYLVQGTLYPDVIESCPPPGSGRTHSHTIKSHHNVGGLPKDMKLKLIEPLKLLFKDEVRQLGRILNVPEPFLKRHPFPGPGLAVRVLGDVTQGNALDILRQVDEIFIQSIKDAGLYDSIWQAFAVFLPVRSVGVQGDQRTHSHVVALRAVTSQDGMTADWYYFEHKFLDDVSRKICNSVRGVNRVVQDITSKPPSTIEWE, via the exons atggatGCCAATGCAGTGAAATCCGACCTCGTTTTGATCCTAGACTTCGGATCCCAATACACCCACCTCATCACGCGCAGAATCCGATCCCTCTCCATCTTCTCCCTCTGCATTTCCGGCACTTCCCCGCTCGAAGCCATCACCTCTCTCAACCCACGCGTCGTCATCCTCTCCGGTGGACCCCACTCCGTCCACACCCCCGATTCCCCTTCGTTTCCGCCTGGGTTCCCCGAATGGGCGGAGGCCAACGGCGTCGTGGTTTTGGGGATTTGTTATGGGCTGCAGCTCATTGTTCAGAGGCTCGGCGGCGAGGTCAGGGCCGGAGAGAAGCAGGAGTATGGGAGGATGGAGATTGGGGTGGAGAAGAGCGCCGCGCTTTACGGGTCGAAGCGGGTTGGGGATAGGCAGCTTGTGTGGATGAGCCATGGGGATGAGGTGGCTAGGTTGCCTGATGGGTTCGAAGTCGTTGCGCGGAGCCAGCAGGGTGCGGTGGCTGCGGTTGAGAACCGGGTTAAGAGGTTTTATGGCCTTCAGTACCATCCGGAG GTGACACATTCACCCGAAGGAATGGAGACACTGCGGTACTTTCTGTTTGAGGTTTGTGGAATCAATGCTGGATGGAAGATGGAAAATGTTAtggatgaagaaataaaagtGATCAAAGGTACAGTGGGGCCTGAAGATCATGTAATATGTGCCTTATCAGGTGGTGTGGATTCCACCGTTGCTGCTACTCTTGTCCATAAGGCAATTGGAGATAGGCTTCATTGTATTTTTGTTGACAATGGTTTATTGAG GTATAAGGAGAGAGAACGTGTGATGGAAACATTTGAAAGTGATCTTCATTTACCAGTTACTTGTGTTGATGCGACGGATCAATTTCTTAGCAAGCTGAAAGGTGTGGTAGATCCTGagacaaaaaggaaaattattgggAAGGAATTTATTTCCATATTTGATGACTTTGCCCAAGAGTTGGAGCAAAAACTAGGAAAAAGGCCGTCTTACTTGGTCCAGGGGACTTTGTATCCGGATGTAATTGAATCTTGCCCACCACCTGGATCTGGAAGAACCCACTCCCATACGATCAAGAGCCACCATAATGTTGGAGGTCTTCCTAAGGACATGAAATTGAAGCTCATTGAACCACTTAAACTTCTATTTAAGGATGAG GTCCGCCAACTAGGAAGGATTTTGAATGTTCCTGAGCCATTTTTAAAGCGCCATCCATTCCCTGGGCCTGGCCTTGCAGTACGAGTGTTAGGTGATGTAACTCAAGGCAATGCCTTAGATATCCTCCGCCAG GTCGATGAGATTTTCATTCAATCAATCAAGGATGCTGGGCTTTATGATTCAATATGGCAAGCTTTTGCTGTCTTTTTGCCAGTAAGATCAGTTGGagttcaaggtgatcaaagaacACATTCTCATGTTGTAGCTCTGAGAGCTGTTACCAGTCAAGATGGAATGACAGCGGATTG GTACTATTTTGAGCACAAGTTCCTTGATGATGTGTCGCGAAAGATCTGCAACAGTGTTCGGGGGGTAAACAGAGTTGTTCAAGACATTACATCAAAGCCTCCATCAACAATTGAGTGGGAATGA